The following coding sequences are from one Selenomonas sputigena ATCC 35185 window:
- a CDS encoding phosphoethanolamine transferase: protein MRFSIEEKNEGMRYVVAAFVFYFALVSFYINIGEDMTPANYLPWLLPVIGALALFQYGARKRLFSLNHAPHLFAGVLWCVTFPLLYSWSYATPWYVSLIRLDFLCGTGIFLLLASWQSLAFSYGKLSRPVAALFAALDFVCLAIPFVQIVYFSIYQHCLTPASLMALYLTNPDESVDFLEAMLGIPALIGIVIAFLAFLWLCYRGNMRQARHLAAHPLTAGKRAALFLLGCVLGVYIPFFVLPETSIALSWKEVSDYVAETQEYSAYYDERFAGLKLDTPEDTLAAKAPGTVIVVIGESASRTFMKAYTPTFPYDDTPWLAARMEDPDFVVFRHAYSCWSQTVPVLQRALTEQSQYNDKEFYDSTSLIDVAKKAGYNTYWFSNQGRYGQYDSAITLVAKTADRAEWVDDSYLFTEKYDENLLQYLTEIDGSKNNFIVLHIMGSHIYYNNRYPASFERWVNAAGGAGTNAESYANSILYTDDNLRRIFEYARDNLNLQAMVYFSDHGEDLEISHNPDVFNFHMVRIPMFVYMSPACQAAEPAVAAALRGHESQYFTNDMIYDTVAGILHAQSNHYDATQDFSSSAYRFTRDNLTTMLGQHALTEDVEEEK from the coding sequence ATGCGGTTTTCCATAGAGGAGAAGAACGAGGGCATGCGGTATGTTGTAGCGGCTTTCGTTTTTTATTTTGCGCTCGTTTCTTTCTACATCAATATCGGCGAGGACATGACGCCGGCCAATTATCTGCCGTGGCTTCTGCCTGTGATCGGTGCGCTCGCGCTCTTCCAGTACGGCGCACGAAAGCGGCTGTTTTCGCTGAATCACGCGCCGCATCTTTTCGCAGGCGTCTTGTGGTGCGTGACGTTCCCGCTGCTTTACTCGTGGTCGTACGCTACGCCGTGGTACGTCTCGCTCATACGGCTCGACTTTCTGTGCGGCACGGGAATCTTTCTCTTGCTCGCTTCTTGGCAGTCGCTGGCATTTTCGTACGGAAAGCTCTCGCGCCCTGTCGCCGCGCTCTTCGCCGCGCTCGACTTCGTGTGCCTTGCGATTCCCTTCGTGCAGATCGTCTACTTCTCGATTTACCAGCACTGCCTGACGCCCGCGTCGCTCATGGCGCTCTATCTGACGAATCCCGACGAGAGCGTCGATTTTCTTGAGGCGATGCTCGGCATCCCCGCACTGATTGGTATCGTCATCGCTTTTCTCGCATTCCTGTGGCTCTGCTATCGCGGCAACATGCGCCAAGCGCGTCATCTGGCGGCGCATCCGCTGACGGCGGGCAAGCGGGCGGCGCTCTTCCTGCTCGGCTGCGTCCTCGGCGTCTACATCCCGTTCTTTGTCTTGCCGGAGACGTCGATCGCGCTGAGCTGGAAGGAGGTCTCCGACTACGTCGCCGAGACGCAGGAGTACAGCGCCTACTATGACGAGCGCTTCGCCGGACTCAAGCTCGATACGCCCGAGGACACGCTTGCCGCCAAGGCGCCAGGCACGGTGATCGTCGTCATCGGCGAGTCGGCGTCGCGCACGTTCATGAAGGCGTACACGCCGACGTTCCCCTACGATGATACGCCGTGGCTCGCCGCACGCATGGAAGATCCCGATTTCGTCGTCTTCCGCCACGCCTATTCGTGCTGGTCGCAGACGGTGCCTGTCTTGCAGCGCGCGCTGACGGAGCAGAGCCAGTACAATGACAAGGAATTCTACGACTCGACTTCGCTCATCGACGTGGCGAAGAAAGCGGGCTACAATACGTACTGGTTCAGCAATCAAGGGCGCTACGGGCAGTACGACAGCGCCATCACGCTCGTCGCGAAGACGGCGGACCGTGCGGAGTGGGTCGATGATTCGTACCTCTTCACGGAGAAATATGACGAGAATCTTCTGCAGTATCTGACCGAAATCGACGGCTCGAAGAACAACTTCATCGTGCTGCACATCATGGGCAGCCACATCTACTACAACAACCGCTATCCCGCCTCGTTCGAGCGCTGGGTCAATGCGGCGGGCGGCGCGGGAACGAATGCCGAGTCGTATGCGAACAGCATCCTTTACACGGACGACAATTTGCGGCGCATCTTCGAGTACGCACGCGACAATCTGAACCTGCAGGCGATGGTCTATTTCTCCGACCATGGCGAGGACTTGGAGATTTCGCACAATCCCGACGTATTCAACTTCCACATGGTGCGCATCCCGATGTTCGTCTACATGTCTCCCGCCTGCCAGGCGGCGGAGCCTGCGGTCGCGGCAGCCTTGAGGGGTCACGAGAGCCAGTACTTCACGAACGACATGATCTACGACACGGTCGCCGGCATCTTGCACGCGCAGTCGAACCATTACGATGCGACGCAGGACTTCTCTTCGAGCGCCTATCGCTTCACGCGCGACAATCTGACAACGATGCTCGGGCAGCACGCGCTGACGGAGGATGTGGAGGAAGAAAAATGA
- a CDS encoding sulfite exporter TauE/SafE family protein codes for MIFFSMLILGALIGFVGAGGAGVVITLLTVGFGVPIHTALGVALASMLFTMLSGAVSHFREGEVVVKTGAVLGAGGVLGALLGAEVSNVMPSEELGFLTALMLLLSAFTLYMKVYRADLLDRIFHVRGELLAGRKLVVYGLTLGFVNGFLSGAFGIGAAAFIQLTLLCVFGVPLLQSIGTCMMVILPISAAGGLGYMMNGRLDLAIFVQTLFGLMIGAFVGAKCTHLAPRPLLKAAIVGMPTIGGFIMLFFR; via the coding sequence ATGATTTTCTTCTCGATGCTGATCTTGGGAGCGCTCATCGGCTTCGTCGGTGCGGGCGGCGCGGGCGTCGTCATCACGCTCCTGACCGTCGGCTTCGGCGTGCCGATCCATACGGCGCTCGGCGTCGCGCTCGCCTCGATGCTCTTCACGATGCTCTCGGGCGCCGTCAGCCACTTCCGCGAGGGCGAGGTCGTCGTCAAGACGGGCGCGGTGCTCGGCGCGGGCGGCGTCCTCGGCGCACTCTTGGGCGCGGAGGTGTCGAACGTGATGCCGTCGGAGGAGCTTGGCTTTCTGACGGCGCTGATGCTGCTCCTGTCGGCATTCACGCTCTACATGAAGGTCTATCGCGCCGATCTCCTCGACCGCATCTTCCATGTGCGCGGCGAGCTTCTTGCAGGCAGGAAGCTCGTCGTCTACGGACTGACACTCGGTTTCGTCAACGGCTTTCTGTCGGGCGCGTTCGGCATCGGGGCGGCGGCCTTCATCCAGCTCACGCTGCTCTGCGTCTTCGGCGTGCCGCTCCTGCAGTCGATCGGCACGTGCATGATGGTCATTCTGCCGATTTCGGCGGCGGGCGGGCTCGGCTACATGATGAACGGGCGGCTCGATCTCGCCATCTTCGTGCAGACACTCTTTGGGCTGATGATTGGGGCTTTCGTCGGAGCAAAATGCACACATCTCGCTCCACGCCCTTTATTGAAAGCCGCTATCGTTGGAATGCCGACGATCGGCGGTTTCATCATGCTCTTCTTCCGTTGA
- a CDS encoding M48 family metalloprotease — MKIGKKLCAAILAGLLSIAPLAPHFPLAAQAEAAALNPVMIGMSAIGGFLAYQGTLKEMLAIGNNVDYQISGLKQDMEENGEDKDALDREVVDCVLGRITEHGEYALSINSLPFLWRVNAGAAFNAACYPTDYITVNRGLVRALHHDEDELAAVLGHEMTHGLRQHSAKNYAKAVAESYAGIAIGSAADNLDWQKLNAVVGYAIAKDVTLPSELEADEGGFHLMTTAGFNPGGGAAAMARMAYYLTYETQDIGEYQDPFENPDAPNYNDHPAMYERVERLAAMMTNYGMGHVTVENGADVLIDGEKLLSADWDADYNNTTENAYLIAGGIAKAFHDHASFDGWHFSAAPGARIAYLDDSRVYEKLKKFVMRNHAEERLEELVRNAYASSKDKEMREKVAAEEKKRTDAWQKIRENALDAKGDYVKQLRYNADRYSDNGMAKEALFLMERAFAARNPDNVAENYAIRGRAKAVAGDYEAALADSNHAVELDAANIYNFLNRADVYRMMGDREKALADLEKSQEIDAKNPYIYKMRGEIYSEMGEKEAALAAYKEYWKQAPNASDIPDEYMQEVDAAAYDKIVKEREKKEQEKKEKEAAKKGTPENKMGEKP, encoded by the coding sequence ATGAAGATCGGGAAAAAACTTTGCGCCGCCATTCTTGCCGGCCTCTTGAGCATCGCACCGCTCGCGCCGCACTTTCCCCTTGCGGCGCAAGCTGAGGCGGCGGCGCTCAATCCCGTGATGATCGGCATGTCTGCCATCGGCGGCTTCCTCGCCTACCAGGGCACGCTCAAGGAAATGCTTGCCATCGGCAACAACGTCGACTACCAGATCAGCGGGCTCAAACAGGACATGGAGGAAAACGGCGAGGACAAGGACGCCCTCGACCGCGAGGTCGTCGACTGCGTGCTCGGCCGGATCACGGAACACGGCGAATACGCGCTCTCCATCAACTCCCTGCCCTTCCTGTGGCGCGTGAACGCGGGCGCGGCCTTCAACGCCGCCTGCTATCCGACCGACTACATCACGGTGAACCGCGGTCTCGTGCGTGCGCTGCACCACGACGAAGACGAGCTTGCCGCCGTCCTCGGCCACGAGATGACGCACGGCCTTCGGCAGCACAGCGCGAAGAACTACGCCAAGGCCGTCGCCGAATCGTATGCGGGAATCGCCATCGGCTCGGCGGCGGACAACCTCGACTGGCAGAAGCTCAATGCCGTCGTCGGCTACGCCATCGCCAAGGACGTGACATTGCCGAGCGAGCTTGAGGCGGACGAGGGAGGCTTCCACCTCATGACGACGGCGGGCTTCAACCCCGGCGGCGGCGCGGCCGCCATGGCACGCATGGCCTACTACCTGACATACGAAACGCAGGACATCGGCGAGTACCAAGATCCCTTCGAGAATCCCGACGCACCGAACTACAACGATCACCCCGCCATGTACGAGCGCGTCGAGCGCCTTGCCGCCATGATGACGAATTACGGCATGGGGCATGTGACCGTCGAAAACGGCGCGGACGTCCTCATCGACGGCGAAAAGCTCCTCTCGGCCGACTGGGACGCCGACTACAACAACACGACGGAGAACGCCTACCTCATCGCGGGCGGCATCGCCAAGGCGTTCCACGACCACGCCTCCTTCGACGGCTGGCACTTTTCTGCCGCGCCCGGCGCACGCATCGCCTACCTCGACGACAGCCGCGTCTACGAAAAGCTCAAGAAATTCGTCATGCGCAATCATGCGGAAGAGCGCCTCGAAGAACTCGTGCGCAATGCCTATGCGAGCAGCAAGGACAAGGAAATGCGTGAAAAGGTCGCCGCCGAGGAAAAGAAGCGCACGGACGCGTGGCAGAAGATTCGCGAGAATGCGCTCGACGCCAAGGGCGACTACGTCAAGCAGCTGCGCTACAACGCCGACCGCTACAGCGACAACGGCATGGCGAAGGAAGCGCTCTTCCTCATGGAACGCGCCTTCGCCGCGAGAAATCCCGACAACGTCGCCGAAAACTACGCGATCCGCGGCAGAGCCAAAGCCGTCGCAGGCGACTACGAAGCCGCACTCGCCGACTCCAATCATGCCGTCGAGCTCGACGCGGCGAACATCTACAACTTCCTCAACCGCGCCGACGTCTATCGCATGATGGGCGACCGCGAAAAAGCCCTCGCCGACCTCGAAAAATCGCAGGAGATCGACGCGAAGAATCCCTACATCTACAAGATGCGCGGCGAAATTTATAGCGAAATGGGCGAGAAGGAAGCGGCGCTAGCCGCCTACAAGGAATACTGGAAGCAAGCGCCGAATGCGAGCGACATCCCCGATGAGTACATGCAGGAAGTCGATGCCGCAGCCTACGACAAGATCGTCAAGGAGCGCGAGAAGAAGGAACAGGAGAAAAAAGAGAAGGAAGCGGCAAAAAAAGGCACACCTGAAAATAAAATGGGCGAAAAGCCTTAA